GGATCAAGTCCTTTTGAGGAGGGATTAAGTCTTTTTCTTGGGATGCTTGAATTGTTTGATTGGAAGTTATTGAGGTTCCTAGTTAAACGAGTTTGGTGCTTTATGTTGAAAGGGATCTTTGATTGCTGGTGTTTATAACTTTTATTCATTATGCTTCAGCTCTGTTTGTTCCTTAACACTTTCACACGTATGTGATCTTCAATGGGTTGTTGCAGCTGATCATATACACTAAGGAGAAAAATGCCATTCTGTTTACTTATCCTCCTGTTGTAAGTTTCTGTTAACTTAGCTGAGGCTCTTGACTTTAATGCTAGAGTTTTTATTTACACATGGAGAATAGATCCTGTGTTTCACTTGCATAATTGCATTGTTTTGGATGATtgataattgaatttttttctaccaCCCTCCTTGGGTCGGTAAATAACAATATGTCAGTCCTATGGTGTTGGATTTGAAGATTGTTGAATATTGAAACACATATAATCTATATGACTTACTACTCTGTAAAAATGTTTAACATGATATATCAGAATATGTGATGATGTTTTATGACAGGTTGTTTTCAATAAATGAAGGTTATATGGTTGAAACACATATAATCTATATTAACTTGGATATATAGAAtctgtttttcatcttttaattgtatattcaattttgaaaaaacaatcTCTAGACGTTCTATGGCTCCTTGTTTTGTGtactgatttattttttttcatctaaccATTTTACTCACTTTTTGGTATAGAGAACATTTTAGACTTATATGATATctgttttgtgtttgttttttgtgtgtgtgggagagagagaaagatagaGAAACTGAGAAAGGGAGGAATTTGCTTTTTCATTATTGTTTAAATTgacaatccttttttttttctgtcccGAGAGAGTAATGTCACCGAAATTTTACTCTGGTTAGCATTTTAGAATTGTGCCCTATATGCTCTTCAGATCCATCCAATAACTTGATCATGACTGTTTTAGCTTAATAATCAACATAGAGACTAAGCAGATCTCTGGGGGGCAAAGTTGAGATATCCTTTCTCTGTTTTAGAATGTAAAAAATTCCCTAATTGGATGTAGTTTCCCATGCTTCCATTTCTGAACTCTcaacctttttttctttctctattcaACACCACCCTCACTTTTCATTGCTGTTTTCTTGTATTTGAAATGTGAATATgccttttaaattttggttattTCCTTGAGTTTTACTTTATTAACTTGTTTGTTTTGCTTAACACtaatggctttttttttttgcaaataatgaatttgtcattttagtattttttgtaatttttgagCATTTATGTGtttagtataaattatttaatctgtATATAAAAATTAGCCATCCCACTATGTGCTATACTGCTATAGCATTTTTGGGTCAGTTGCTATACACCACTATTCTAGATTGATAACTAATACATCAAGTTGATGGatatatgaaattaatatcAGTTTGGTAagcaattaatatttatttgatatagTAGTGTTGTGAAATATTGAAATGATTGCAGTGAATGAACTTTTAACTTGTACTGGTATAGTTATactctattttctttattctttcagttattgaatttcaatttaagTTGCATGAAAGTTGCAACAGAATAATTTTTCACATTCATTGGGTTAAACAAGACTAATTTTTTACATCGAATATGGCAAATCTTTATTTAGGTTGGAAATTTAATCCAGATAGTACCTATATCTTTGTTATTTTAACTTTGATACATTATCATCTGGAATTTGAGTTGACCCAAACATGTTATTTATTCTATAGGGTTTTAGTTGCTTTAGTTTTAAGTTGGATTTTCCTTCCTTTTCACAAATGTTTTAAAGGGGGTCAAGTCATGATATCTGACTAGAAGTTTTACGTGCAGTGATGCAAACTAGTTGCTTGCTTggtgattattatattattgttttctcATGAACTAAGggtgttgatattttttttattttataattttatctttgtaTTGGCTATAATGGAATGTTATATTTCATTCATCTAAATAAATTTAGGTTTGTCTTTGAACtcaaatcaaaatatcaaatgatGCAATTTTATATTAGCCTTTCTGAGAAGCCGAAGACatattaaattatgattatcATATTCCAACTTAGATTTTTGTCCCCTTGTCTACAGGGATCCTTTACTAGTACCGGTTTGGTGGTTTCCTCCAAATTGCCTAGATTTTCTGACATGTACACACTCACTATAGCCAGCGCAGATCCAAAATCAATTTCTGCAAATGAACCAGTACATTTCACCAAAAGTGTCACTCAGtggtatctctctctctctctctctctcttcattccTTAACTTATTTATGCCCACACAATGACAATGGGCATATGAATCATTATGCACATTCATCTATTGTAGTGTTTTTTGGAGATCAAAGTGCATCAAtctatttttgtttggattgcaGGTTCACTAAGGACGGAATCTTAGTTGAGGGCCTGTTCTGGAAGGATGTTGAAGCTTTGATAGTTCAATATACTAAAGAACCAAAGAAGGGCAAGTAATATGGAGACATGAACTTTGGTTCTGCGGGAAACTTTTTGGATGAGAAAACATATATCTTGATATGGTTTATAATTCTATACTTAGACATTTAAAAATAGAACTGAGGGAATCACGCTTTCACCAGCTTTACAGCACAATTTATTCCCATATTTCATCAGCTTATTTCGTAGAAAAGGCTCGaacctttattttcatttcattttctaaaaactaTTAATGGTTCTCGTACACTATTTATTTTTCTGCCTTTTTAGGGGATAGAAATATAACTTTTACTATTAAGGAAGATAAGAGTACACCGAATGAAGGTAAGACACCAAcatgaaaaattacaaaaggAAATACTCAATATgtgtttggtttattttttgttttatcttttgttagtattttctattaataattataaattggttgttattttaatttatctctTACCTTTTAAGAATTTgtgaaaataattgataaaaataggACTTtttacaacttattttttttatgatgttcATAGTTAaagtttagggtttaggtgtTACACTtgctagtatttttttaaaaatgtttaataatattttaaaaaggtaCAAAATACAGCTATTGGAATACCAGTGATACTAccaaaagaatatatttaagggattttattttattcattggaCTGACATGGAAGCTTGAGTCTATATTGATgcataaaatcaataattacaataaatacttttaaatattttctcacATAATTAActcttaaagtaaaataattgatttttttataagttattttacatttaaatgcaGAACATATCAGCCACTCAAAAGATTAGAAGTAAATGACAAATCTGTTTGTGAAATTGAAACTTCTATGTTTTTGTTACAATGAAACTCTAGTATTCAACCCTGTTCGAGAAAATGAAACTCAACAATTATGTGCGTGTTGGCACATTCTATCATTCCACTAATCGAGTTAACAATGAGTGTTAACATATTTTGACGGAATATTCTATATTAACCTAAATTGAACTATGTAATTGGGAAAAAAAGATGTGATTAGTGACCATTCAGTAAATTACTGCTTATGGGAGGAAAATAGTTTCCAAGGAGCTTAAATGAGAAGGTTGTGCGTTGAAGACAATCGTCACTAACATAGTGCAATACAATAAGGTTCTTGAAAGGGTTTGCTTGCCTTTTCTTGACATGTGATGTGATCTTGGAAGGAGTTGGTAAATGTTGTCCAAAGAGGTTTTTCTtcggtatttgttcaaagaggttTTAAGCGAGAGGAAGAATAACCTCTTTGATTGGTAAATCTAATGCATGCCTTGCTCCTATGGTAGGACTTAGGAGGGATATTTTCCAGCCACATTGCTTTTTAATGTTTGCCATTGCAGCTTGAAATTCCAATTCCTTGcgagtttattattattagcttTCTAAAATAGGGATTTGAATCCAACACCTCCCATATTGAATCACGCatctcaaattttttaaaatttcaaatcatCTTTTTCATATTATACCTTCATATCTCATAACagtcaaaaataatttatgaaatatatatttcataacaataaaaaataatttttaatttccggAATAGGTATTccatataacaataaaaaataactttcaccTTTCAAAATAAGTGTttcataacaataaaaataacttccaaAAATAAGTGTTCTAtaacagtaaaaaataatttagagagtACGtgaatataacaataaaaaataacttctgAGATAGGTATtccataacaataaaaattagtttgggAAATGTctaaaaaatagcttttgtCTTCCTAAATAAGTGTtccataacaattaaaaaatagctTTTGGAATAGGTATTCCATAActctaaaaaatagttttcaaaatagGTGTTCATTAacagcaaaaaataatttttggaatagatgttttataacaacaaaaaataactttttggaATAAGTATtccacaataataaaaaaataatttttagaatacGTATTtcataatagtataaaatagtTTATGGAATATCTGTTCCATATCAGTAAAAAATAatggttgaaaataaaaacattttatgtaTTTTGGAAAGTCTATTCCAAGACTCAATTTATATTTCAGGATGACCATTTCCTAAGCCTATTATATAGCTTCCAAAATCATGTTTCTAGAATaatgattgaaaattaatataaaaaacattttaaaattgttgttcTAGAAGACAAAACACTATGTTGGAGATCACATTTTTATCTTCAATGACCTCACACAAAGAAAAGAGGAAGGGGGAAACTTTTTATGACATCGTGACTCGTGAAGGAGAAGGTTATAAGATTACTATGAAGAAGGTAAaataatgagagaaaaaattattgtcgCGGGTGAAATAGGTATCATTGGagaataattcaaagaaaaatatgttaaagttaagaaataataatttaatattttcaaacagaAATAAAAGATCCAAATACACgcataaaaatacataattcaaATCCTCTAAAATAATGTCCTCCGCATTATGGTACGGATTTGGATATAAATGCTTATCTCCAATTGTGTTACTTAGGGCCTAGGGAAGTGTCCGTAATTGTTGGGTTGCTCAAGTTTTTCCTATTAGTCATGATGGCAGATGGTTTTATCCTTAAATGCATCTAATTTTCCAATAGTTATAAGAAGAATGTCTAATTATCATTCATTGATTGCACATACCAtaggtaaaattttattatttttatgcaatgagtttttaaaatgatctattatttgattcttttaaattattattcgatttttttaagttttaaatcacatttatttataattaataatgattgatataaataataactatttataTCACTTAATCAAAATGATCTCATTTGTATCTTTAAAAGCTTCGCACCTTTAATAAAACctatttgattgcattcaatTACACAAAAATCTTTCAAGAAATAAGGTTGTCCGTAATATTTACCCTTTCAATTTGTAAAGTAATATGCATTAAACTTTTCTATCATAAAGAAATCTTGTTTCCAGATTCCGGTGGACCACGATGCAGAATTTGGTGTTCATGATATTATTATCAATTGTTATGAAATCACAAAACACCATTTTTCTATGGCGTTTGTGCTATTCATTTCACATAGTGTACATCTCAACACAAATATAATACATGTCAATTCATGCTTGTAATCGTCAGCCTTAATTTGGCAGACCCCTCCTTACGATGCTTGCTATGTGCCTGTGGTTGTTTTCCCTCACACCACAAATTAAGTGTGATTTTGTGGTTTATAAAGGTAACTGTTGTAGGTTGACGTTAGTTAACAACATATGTGTAAATAATAACAAGTAATACagaaaatttaaccataattgAAACAATGGTCAGGCTAACAACCACTGCTAATTCAGTTAATAGAGTGGGAAGAAATGTCAATTTGAcacaaaaagtaataaataaataaattgagtgTCATTTACACAAACTAGAAAATGATGATTATTGTTTCTCCTAAAATTCACATCGATGAATCattatcaatattatattttttatttctatcttcTTTTGTCTCTTGACATGTGCATGTTCTTACTTTTAATAATGTATAATGTAGAgctaattttctaatatatttttgaacTATATTATGAAGTGAGAGAGTTTACTCATCGAGTGAGGCAGAACTCTTATTATGTCATCTTGttgaaaaactaataattagtaataagaatatgttattattcatgataaaaaagaatatgttattatttacttattttaaatttattagagGACAGGTAAATGTTTGACCAAATGTTTGATTCTAAGGACATCTCTACTAATCAAAActtaagatatttattttggatatcttagaattatttttaatttttaagaaactttgAAGATGGTGACTCagactaaaagttaaaaaaccCACAATGCCAATTAAAATTGttccagtaaaaaaatatattataagaaaCTCATTAAACATCTTTCATTGAAGATGACGAGCTGCTCTCATTCATAATATCGAGAGAGAAAATATTATGGCAAAAAAATGATAACTGAACGAAATTATTGGTATAGTAATTGAAATCCACAATGTCAAATGCAGTATGTCATTTTCAAGTGTCTTCTTCAAGTTGAGACTTGAGCCCACCCACAAAATATCAACTCTctcatttaaaagttaaaaacatggaatttattttattatttccaaactaaaaatattttttaaaatccaatatattgaatttaatttttaattagaataaatttatttatgaaatttttttaatacacctatttattttttagttaaagtGTATTAACAAGTGAAAACTAgatattatcataaataatgGATAGTGTAATTTCTTATTCACTCCAACTAAAAAATAAGTTGGTGTACATCaatcaacttattttttagttacaGTAGGTTAATAAATTActagaaattgattattttaaaatgcacACTAGGCATAACTTTCTAACGtaatctaattaaataataaacagATATATGGAaacaaatttctttatttttattatataatcataATACACACACGATATAGCTTCTTAACGTATtctaattaaagaataaatagaTGTATGTTAGTAAATCTCTttagttttatataaatttttattatatagtcataaataaatttttacttgcATTTATCTTTATCCTCTAAATAAATTGTGTAcatttttccttcatttgtttGGGTTTGTAATTAACATTAAACCATTGATGCCAATGCAATGCAGATTGTCAAGGGAGGGAGGGACCAACGACGCAGATAGATTGTGAAAACGAGTGCCTTGATAATGGAATCtgtttacttttacttttaatttttaagccaCTTATATAGTTATAGTCGGTCCTAGAGTCCAGACAAAGAACCAGTTAGAGCAACCACAATAATTTTTTGGGTGCAATAATCTAGGGCAGTTTGCTTGCTAAAAtccttttttaattgtaaaatatgtttagaaaaatataaaataaatatatgccaattaaaatttattttaatataatgagttaaaaataataacatttattaaaaaaatgataaaatcaccttttcaaaaaaagattaaacaaactaaacatgaaaCCAACGTAATCTAGCATACTCTCCATCAGCCGTCCACAAGAAAAAATAAGCAGAAAAGAAGAAACTAAAGACGAGCTAGTTCAGGTCCAACCATTTTTCTTCAGTCTTGATGTGCTTGCTTACGTCCTTTTCTGAAGAAAAataaacctattttttttaattatttcagaGTATGAGTGgcttaatcataattaattgttatactTTTTGTGACAAAATTGTTCAcaattctcttctcccttattTGGTCGTAGtggaaaaaaatagagataataaattttaaattatttttattattaaaatctttttcaaactaaacaaaattttatttttgtaattagctGAAGgctaatatttttaaacctaTACGATACTaaccaaatttttatttttatttcatggatTTGATTCATAAAACatagaaaaaaatgcaaaacagtcatctaatttaaattcattatattaaatttattatcttttaaaataaattaaacaataatttgtaattggatggtaatatcatttgaatattttttattcaaaacttaccaactaaattattagattttatctaaaatagaaaattctcaaaattttcttgtATAAATGTATAAAGTAAATTGTACTTATACCcctaaaattttgtaaaaccaCACAAATTCTTACTTCTTTTTCAACATTTACATCAGTTTtcctttcaaataattaaaaaagattaatgtaatatatatgaTGTGTCAAATATTAGTGAATAATGTAATTAGTAGAGAAATTCACTTACTCTCAAAGtactttttttctccttttcttgtCATCATCATTTATTTCCTTAGTAGCTACTAGTTGTAATAAGTAAATCCATCCTcatataattaacataaaaattaaaatctcttatttaaatgaatattgtcaaaattaattttatgaaattgattttgtaattaatttaatttatacgtGAATGTTctgattataaaattaaattaggagtaaaaataagtataaattttatgatctaggtttaagttattcaaatttattttaatttaatcaattttaattttttttaaacataaaactaaatatataaaaaatgatcaaaattaattctaaattcaaaatcaatttgtgatataaaatcaaacacaaaattgaggcaaatttaaaattgtaaagatataataagggaaaaagaaataattcaAAAGAACCGTGCTAAGTGTTAACACTCGTGGTCCTGGCACAGGGTGGCCATCATTATCAGCGTCCGTATTCGACGGTGTCGTTTTCAAAACCTAatcagagaaagagagagggtcGGCCGTAGATCCGATGTGGCACCGCCTCAGGCTGGTTAGCGGGACCCACAGAAAGCTGACATGGGCTAGAGACCCCACCAACCTGTGCGCCTGGATCTGAAACCAGTGCCCTAACCTCAATTCCATAAACCATTTCATGTCCGCCACGTCACCCTGGCCCGCCTTCTATTTATAGAACAACTTGCAATTTTCTGTTCTCTCCATTTCGAGCGTTACCTCCACCTGTTCAAGATattatttctctctctaaagTCGAtcgccctctctctctctctctctaaaaaccTTTAAAATCCCTGGAATCTGTATTGCGTGATTGACATTTGTTCACGATCTCCCCTAACGGAAGAAGCTAGGGTTCGGATTGATTTCTCtgctcataataataataatctgatttgctttttggaaaataattttgctATGGCAAACTGGAGAGAACGAGATTTGTTTCACATCGACGAGATCGATCCCGTGGACGCGTCGAACGGCGAAGATTTCGACGATTCTTCGTCGGTAGACAGTGCTACTTCCGATGGTTCGAGGACGCAGGTTGGACTTACGGAGCGTTTGACGGATATTCTCGTTGACGAGCGCGACGGCGATCTGTTGATTCAGCAGACTAATAGAGAGGACCGGTTGTTGTGGTGGCTTCAGGCTCTCGATATGCAAGTTATGGGAGCGTGTCGCGCCGACGAGCGGTTGAAGCCCTTGCTGAAGATGAACGCTTCCTGCGGCGTCGCGGAAGATCCTCTACTGGCTCAATTGACTCAGGTGAGACTTGTTCTTGACGGTTCCGATGactgaacttcttcttctttcataaTTGTAACATTGTTTCTTTCGATATGCAGCATTTTGAGCCATCTGAAGTTGGAATATTAG
The genomic region above belongs to Glycine max cultivar Williams 82 chromosome 14, Glycine_max_v4.0, whole genome shotgun sequence and contains:
- the LOC100305648 gene encoding Probable signal peptidase complex subunit 2-like, with translation MASKVPKKANLLDHHSIKHILDESVSEVVTSRGYVEDVRLSNARLFIGAIIIVIALFAQFYKKKFPENRDFLIACIALYVIFNGLLQLIIYTKEKNAILFTYPPVGSFTSTGLVVSSKLPRFSDMYTLTIASADPKSISANEPVHFTKSVTQWFTKDGILVEGLFWKDVEALIVQYTKEPKKGK